The Candidatus Hydrogenedentota bacterium DNA segment GTTTCGTTAAAGAGCGTATAGCCAAGGTATCCGTAGTAGGCGGCAAACACGAGTATCAAGACCCCAAAAGCCTGCTTGACTCGAACCATCCACATGCCGGGCTTGGGCAGCATCGAGAGGCCTGCTCCCGCAAACGGCCAGGGCAGGGCCATGCCCAGTCCGAGCAGGAAAGGCAAGACCAAACCGACAGGCGAGCCGCTTGCGTAGGTATCTTGCGCGTAAAGAATGACCGCAATCACGACAGGAGCTACGCAAGCCCCAGCCAATAGGGCATTTACCGCGCCCATGACGAAGGCGAAAAGGAGACTGCCCTTTTCCTTCTTGATGCCGAGCTTGCTTTGGAACTTGGTGAAATCGATCAAGAGGATATCGAACATGGCCAAAGCCAGAACGACGAATACGACAGCGATTCCGAAGTTGAACCACGGCGAAGAGTTAATGCTTCCGAAACTGGCCGCGCCAAAGACAGCCACCAAGCCCAATACGCCATAGACCAAGGCAATTCCAAGCCCGTAGAAACCGCCCAGCACGAACCCCTTTGCACGGGAACCCGCCTTCACACCGGCTCCAATGATGGCCAGGTTGATTGGGATAAGTGGTAGAACGCAGGGAGTTAGGTTCAGCGCGAGTCCGCCCAGCAGGGTCAGCAAGACGATGGCAAGCACACCCTTGCCGGCGAACATGCCCGTCTGAGAGTACGGGGTGCCTGACTCCGCCGCATCCAGGAATTTCAAGAATTCGGCGCTATTCAGATACCCGCCGGTTTGAGCCGTGACTTCGAATTCCTTAAGTAGTTCGTTCGCACTGCCCTGTGTGTCCGGGGTTTGAACGCCGGGAACTTCCGCAGCGGGTTTGGGGGCTACTTCAACAGGAGCTGCGGCCGTAAACGACAAGGCCTTGAAGGCTTCGGCATTCTGCGGCTGTACATCCGCATCGGCGGCGACCACGTTGATGGCGAACTCAACCGGCAACTTGGCGGGGGCTAGGCACTGCTTGTCGTTGCAGGCCTGGTAACGCAGTGTCGCGGGCACCGTCTTCAAGCCGGGAGATGCGTCCGTTGCCACGGAGAATTCCACCCCCACGACAACCGTTCCTTCGTACACCGCCACGGGCGAGTCTGAGAACCCCAACTTCACGTTCTTGGCTTCCGGGTAGATGGTCTGACCCACAACGATCCCTTCGGAGGCCTCAAATGTGAACGCGGTGGGTATAAGGAATTCCTCCAACGGCTTGTTGCCGTTCACGTGCCAGCCTTGCTGGATTGTCAGCGAAACCGCCGCGTGGATAGACCCGCCGGGCTTGACGCCGGTCGCGTCAAACAATACGGAGGCAGTCACGGTCTGTTCTTTAGGCTGCTGAGCCCAGGCCGAACTTATGACGCATACGAGGGTTAGTGCGGCAAGCCAAAGGGTACGTAGATTCGTCATGGCTACTTTACGACTCCATCTCGCCCAGCGCTTTCAAGAAAGCATCCACCGTTGTTGCGGGTTGCCGGCACGCAAAGTCGCGACATACGTACGCTGCCGGCAACGTATCCACCAGCGATTTCGACTGCAGAAGCGGCAGATACTCTTGAATGCGTGAAGCGTCAGCCGAATCCGGATTGAGTAACGCGATCACTTTATTCGGTGCAAATGTACCGTGCAAGGCCTTTAGAAAGGCTTGCACCGGAGCGCTGTCCGGTGCGCCAACGAAGGCAATTTCCTTAGTGGGGGACAGGTGGAAATCCGCGACACACAGCATCTTCAAGAACCCACGCGAGGCGTTCTTCATGTTCACGTGGTTTGCCCGCAAAACCGCCTCGCCCTTCTCATAATACGTCTTGTTGTCGAGTAGTTTCGCCAAGCGCAACAAGGCCAAGGCAGCCATGGAATTCCCCGAAGGTTCCGCGCCGTCGTACGTGGGCTTAGTACGCAGCAGAACATCGCGGTGATCCTCCGTGGTGAAGAAGAACCCGCCACCGTTGGCATCCCAGAAACGATCCAGCATCGTTCTTGCGAACCGATCCGCGGCTTCCAGCCATCGAATGTCGAACGTAGCCTCATACAGATCGATCAACGCGACCGCCATGAAAGCGTAGTCATCGAGATAGCCGGGCAGTCGGCTTTCACCATGACGGTGTGTACGCAGTAATGCGCCATCCTGCATCATGCGCGTCAAGACAAAGTCCGCCGCGCGTTCCCCCGCATCGCGATACCGCGTGTCTCCCAGCACTTGGTAACCCTGAGCCAATGCTGAGATCATCAGCCCATTCCACGAAGTCAGCACTTTATCGTCGAGACCCGGCCGCACGCGCTTGGAGCGAATCTCCATCAGCTTAGCCGCGCCTCTCTCTAGCGAGGCATTCAACTCTTCCACGGACATGGATAGCGATTTGGCGACCTCTTCGCGGGAACGCCTCACATGCAGGATGTTCATGCCCTCGTGATAGTGCTCATGCGAATCGAAATTGCCTTCGCGCCGGACGTTGTAGTACGCACACAAGACTTTGCCGTCATTCTCTCCCAACGCGCCGACAATTTCGTCCTGCGTCCAAATGTAGTACTTGCCTTCCTGGCCTTCGCTATCCGCGTCCTCGGTGGAATGAAACGCGCCAAGCGGGTCCTGCATCTCGCGCAGTTCGTAATCGAGCGTCTCGCGCGCAACGCGCGCAAACAGCGGGTCCTTCGTGACCTGGTAGGCCTCAAGATAGACCTGAACCAATTGGGCATTGTCGTAGAGCATCTTCTCGAAATGGGGCACGAGCCAATGTGCATCCACGGAATAGCGATGAAAGCCGCCACCCAAATGGTCATACATGCCGCCTTCGCACATCTTCTTTAACGTTATGGTTGCCATTTCCAGGAGATGGGGCTCTTTCGTGCGCGCATATTGGCGAAGCAGAAGCGCAATCGCCGGACTCGACGGAAACTTCGGCGCGTCGCCAAACCCTCCGTCGCGCGGATCGAATGTCTGCCCCAACTCACGCGTGGCCTGCGCGATAAGATCGCGATCCACCGCAGCCGGTTCACCGGTGCGCATCGTAACGCTCTGCTTCACATACTGCGTCAGTTGGTCCGCGCTGCGGGTGACTTCAGGACGGCGGGAGTCCCATGCCTCGGCGATGGACTTCAAGACGGTCATGAATCCTGGCCGCCCATACGCATCGCGTGGCGGATAGTACGTGCCGCCATAGAATGGCTTCAGGTCGGGCGTCAAGAAAACGGTCATCGGCCAGCCACCTCCGCCCGTCATGATCTGCACGGCCATCATGTAGATTTCGTCCAGGTCCGGCCGTTCTTCACGATCGACCTTGATACTGATGAAGTGCTGGTTGAGGTACTCCGCGATGGCCTCATTCTCGAACGATTCCCGTTCCATCACATGGCACCAATGACACGCCGAATACCCGATGGACAGAAAGATCGGTTTGTCCTCCTCGCGGGCCCGCTTCAGCGCTTCCTCGCCCCACGGATACCAATCAACCGGATTGTGCGCGTGTTGCAGCAGATAGGGGCTTGTTTCATGTTCCAACCGGTTGGTGTGCCGGGGCTTTGTCGTTTGGGAATCCACTGCCGCACTTCCTTCCTTTGTATATCCACTGGTAGTCTGCGCATCGTCGGCCGTCACGACCGTGAGAAACAGCAGGCAGACGAGACTGCTCACAATCGCTAATTGGATTCGTGCGCCCATGATGTACGCCAAATCACATCCTCTGTGAAGCACGTTCTCTGTCGTAACAGCCCGCGAGACACCGGAATTCCGGAGAGTGGGGCTGGGGCCCGCGCCGGGGGGGGATTCCGACGCGAGCCCCTACTAAGCGGGGTTCAGGGGGGAGGGAAGTCCGATGAAACTGTGTATTCAAACCCTTACGGGAGGATGACTTCGCTTTGCGGTTCCGTATGCCTTCTATAACCTGCCGTCCCTCATGAATTCGTGAAAAGCAAGATTCCATGTCGATACGGTTTTTCTGGCGGAGGCGGTGAGTATGAGTCGCGTGTCTCCTCTATGATTTTGTCACCAAATCGGCAATCGTGTCGCCACACTTCTTGTTACGGTATGCTGCTAATGCTACGCTCTTCATGCCGGTTAAGTGACGGTTTAATTTCTAGTCCGGATTTCTCACGAACGCACAGGCGGCTATCGCATAGCAACTGTATTTGCGGAACTTGCAGCGAAAACAAAAGCAGTTCTCCACAAACAGAGTGTGTTCGTGAGAAATCCTCATAGCGTAGACTCAAAGTCATGCACGTGAGCAATTTGCACCTGCGCTCAGTTGCGCCGCTGCAAATTGCGGGCTAATGGGGGATTCAAACTTCGCCGCACGACGAGTTAGGAAACGCTCATGCTTTCTTCGCTTCTGGCTCTAAGCCTCGTGCTGTGCTCGTCCGCAGAAACGCCCATCGACATTTCGCTGGACGGCGAGTGGGATTTCTACTGGTCCAAAGCCGTCAGTGACGAGATGCCTTCCTTGCCCGAAGGCAGCGCATTCTCATCGAAGGTCCTCGTTCCCGGTGCATGGGACGATCAATGGGACCGGATGCGTAATGCATCGTGGTGGGCGGACGCTACGTTCGAGACGGCGCTAGGTCCCGTGAAGTACCTTTCGGGAGTCGGGTGGTACCGCAGAGAATTCCAGGCGCCGGAGGACTGGGAGGGTAGAAGCGTCGCGCTCACCGTAGGCGGCGGCGTGGGCCGCATGCACATCTGGCTCAACGGCGAGCTGGTGGGGCGCTACGACCACGGCGTGTACACACCGTGCGACTTCGAGGTGAGCGCTCAACTCCGCGGCGGCGTGAACCTGCTGACGATCGCGCTCGACAATACAAAAAGCTTCACTGGCGGTTGGGCTTTTCTGGGTAACGCAGGGCGCGCATCGGGTCTTTCGGGATCGGTGACTCTTCACGTGGCGGCGGGCAACGGGCGGATCGCCGACGTGTTTGTGCGTCCCGGCGACGACCTCACGCACCTGCTGTTTGATGCGACTCTCGCGGGCGACCGTGACGTATCCGGCTCGCGGCTTGAATGGCGCGTGACGACTCTCGATCACGGCGAGGTCCTCGCCGAGGCGGAATTGCCGATACCCCCTCATGACGAAGGGAAGGCGGTGCAGTGGGATGCGCGGGCGCCGTCGATTCTGCCGTGGAGTCCCGACGCACCGCACCTCTATGTCGCGGAGCTGATGTGGAAGGATGCGTATGGCCATTTGATCGATGCCAAGAGGCAGCGGTTCGGTGTGCGGCGTTGGTCCCACGATGGAAGGAAGCTCTTCCTCAACGGAAAGCCGATCTATCTGCGTGGTGAGTTCGGGGCATACTATTTCCCCGTCCACGGCGCCGCGCCGCACTCAAAGCCGTATTGGATTGAGCACATCACGCGCGCGAAATCGATCGGCATGAACTACATCAACTTCGCCGCGC contains these protein-coding regions:
- a CDS encoding thioredoxin family protein gives rise to the protein MTNLRTLWLAALTLVCVISSAWAQQPKEQTVTASVLFDATGVKPGGSIHAAVSLTIQQGWHVNGNKPLEEFLIPTAFTFEASEGIVVGQTIYPEAKNVKLGFSDSPVAVYEGTVVVGVEFSVATDASPGLKTVPATLRYQACNDKQCLAPAKLPVEFAINVVAADADVQPQNAEAFKALSFTAAAPVEVAPKPAAEVPGVQTPDTQGSANELLKEFEVTAQTGGYLNSAEFLKFLDAAESGTPYSQTGMFAGKGVLAIVLLTLLGGLALNLTPCVLPLIPINLAIIGAGVKAGSRAKGFVLGGFYGLGIALVYGVLGLVAVFGAASFGSINSSPWFNFGIAVVFVVLALAMFDILLIDFTKFQSKLGIKKEKGSLLFAFVMGAVNALLAGACVAPVVIAVILYAQDTYASGSPVGLVLPFLLGLGMALPWPFAGAGLSMLPKPGMWMVRVKQAFGVLILVFAAYYGYLGYTLFNETYLVDREQVQASAAAKGEAGWVSSLEQGLTEAKKQGKPVFIDFWATWCKNCLVMNETTFKDPAVLKRLEGYIKVKYQAEAPDEPPAKDILSHFEYVGLPHYAVLKPAPQK
- a CDS encoding thioredoxin domain-containing protein, which translates into the protein MGARIQLAIVSSLVCLLFLTVVTADDAQTTSGYTKEGSAAVDSQTTKPRHTNRLEHETSPYLLQHAHNPVDWYPWGEEALKRAREEDKPIFLSIGYSACHWCHVMERESFENEAIAEYLNQHFISIKVDREERPDLDEIYMMAVQIMTGGGGWPMTVFLTPDLKPFYGGTYYPPRDAYGRPGFMTVLKSIAEAWDSRRPEVTRSADQLTQYVKQSVTMRTGEPAAVDRDLIAQATRELGQTFDPRDGGFGDAPKFPSSPAIALLLRQYARTKEPHLLEMATITLKKMCEGGMYDHLGGGFHRYSVDAHWLVPHFEKMLYDNAQLVQVYLEAYQVTKDPLFARVARETLDYELREMQDPLGAFHSTEDADSEGQEGKYYIWTQDEIVGALGENDGKVLCAYYNVRREGNFDSHEHYHEGMNILHVRRSREEVAKSLSMSVEELNASLERGAAKLMEIRSKRVRPGLDDKVLTSWNGLMISALAQGYQVLGDTRYRDAGERAADFVLTRMMQDGALLRTHRHGESRLPGYLDDYAFMAVALIDLYEATFDIRWLEAADRFARTMLDRFWDANGGGFFFTTEDHRDVLLRTKPTYDGAEPSGNSMAALALLRLAKLLDNKTYYEKGEAVLRANHVNMKNASRGFLKMLCVADFHLSPTKEIAFVGAPDSAPVQAFLKALHGTFAPNKVIALLNPDSADASRIQEYLPLLQSKSLVDTLPAAYVCRDFACRQPATTVDAFLKALGEMES